One genomic segment of Amycolatopsis sp. Hca4 includes these proteins:
- a CDS encoding M4 family metallopeptidase — protein MRSPRGLAAIAGLALSFAVPAIPAAAAPAPPAATPPEALAARAADQAALSGADRLAKGAGEAFVRTGVTPGGGGLYYASYQRTYHGLPVVGGDAVVVADGAGNVRGTEAARTAPITVGTQAALKAEQATKIAAAKVSEVDTDDAPKLVVLAGDAPKLAYEVVVSGRTNGKPTHLHVFVDSATGKVLDTRDDVREAGTGNSYYAGTVSIDTSGSGSSYSMTDPGRRGIACGREGGSIFTKSSNTWGNGSGTDLETGCVDVLYSVQTEWKMLGEWLGRTGIDGAGGGFRASVGLNDVNAYWDGSSTHFGHSQDNQRQATPMDVVGHEFGHAIFQTTPGGAGSGNENGGLNESTGDIFGALTEFYANNPKDTPDFSVGEGVNLVGRGPIRYMDNPSKVGDPNCYSSSIPSTEVHAAAGPQNHWFYLLSQGSAASPTCNNSSVTGIGIQKAGKIFYNGLLKKTSSWNHKAARKATLEAAIALFPGSCTEFTATKAAWDAVSVTAVSGEPTCSGQPPAGNDYSLTLSPTSATVQPGQTATTTVTTRITSGNAQTVQLVASGLPEGAKATISPATISSGGTATLTITTSATTPEGTSQVTVTGDGTDADHTAQFSLTVGTGGPPPTGCDGLAEWDSAKAYVPNDVVGHNGHKWTSLWYSTGAEPGAPTSWAVWSDSGAC, from the coding sequence ATGAGATCCCCACGTGGGCTGGCGGCGATCGCCGGCCTGGCCCTCTCCTTCGCGGTGCCGGCGATCCCGGCCGCCGCCGCTCCCGCACCTCCCGCCGCCACCCCGCCCGAGGCGCTCGCCGCCCGCGCCGCCGACCAGGCCGCCCTCAGCGGCGCCGACCGGCTCGCGAAGGGTGCCGGGGAGGCCTTCGTCCGCACCGGAGTCACCCCGGGTGGCGGCGGGCTCTACTACGCCTCCTACCAGCGCACCTACCACGGCCTGCCGGTCGTCGGCGGCGACGCGGTGGTGGTCGCCGACGGCGCCGGGAACGTCCGCGGCACCGAAGCGGCCCGCACCGCCCCGATCACCGTCGGCACGCAGGCCGCCCTCAAAGCCGAGCAGGCCACGAAGATCGCCGCGGCCAAGGTGTCCGAAGTGGACACGGACGACGCGCCGAAGCTGGTCGTGCTGGCCGGGGACGCCCCGAAGCTCGCCTACGAGGTCGTCGTGAGCGGCCGGACCAACGGCAAGCCCACCCACCTGCACGTCTTCGTCGACAGCGCGACCGGGAAGGTCCTCGACACGCGCGACGACGTCCGCGAGGCCGGCACCGGCAACTCCTACTACGCCGGCACCGTCTCGATCGACACCTCCGGTTCCGGCAGCTCGTACTCGATGACCGACCCGGGCCGCCGCGGCATCGCCTGCGGCCGCGAAGGCGGCTCGATCTTCACGAAGAGCTCCAACACCTGGGGCAACGGCTCGGGCACCGACCTGGAGACCGGCTGCGTCGACGTCCTCTACAGCGTCCAGACCGAGTGGAAGATGCTCGGCGAGTGGCTCGGCCGCACCGGCATCGACGGGGCGGGCGGCGGGTTCCGCGCCAGCGTCGGCCTCAACGACGTCAACGCCTACTGGGACGGCTCCTCGACGCACTTCGGGCACTCGCAGGACAACCAGCGCCAGGCCACGCCGATGGACGTCGTCGGGCACGAGTTCGGGCACGCGATCTTCCAGACCACGCCGGGCGGCGCGGGCTCGGGCAATGAGAACGGCGGCCTCAACGAGTCCACCGGCGACATCTTCGGCGCGCTGACCGAGTTCTACGCCAACAACCCGAAGGACACCCCGGACTTCAGCGTCGGCGAAGGCGTCAACCTCGTCGGCCGCGGCCCGATCCGCTACATGGACAACCCGTCGAAGGTCGGCGATCCGAACTGCTACTCGTCGTCGATCCCGAGCACCGAGGTGCACGCGGCCGCGGGCCCGCAGAACCACTGGTTCTACCTGCTGTCCCAGGGCAGCGCCGCCAGCCCGACCTGCAACAACTCCAGCGTCACCGGGATCGGCATCCAGAAGGCGGGCAAGATCTTCTACAACGGCCTGTTGAAGAAGACCTCGTCGTGGAACCACAAGGCGGCCCGCAAGGCCACGCTGGAAGCCGCGATCGCGCTCTTCCCCGGCAGCTGCACCGAGTTCACCGCCACCAAGGCCGCCTGGGACGCGGTGAGCGTCACGGCCGTCAGCGGGGAGCCGACCTGCAGCGGCCAGCCGCCCGCCGGCAACGACTACTCGCTGACGCTGTCGCCGACCTCGGCGACCGTCCAACCCGGACAGACCGCGACCACCACGGTGACCACCCGGATCACCTCGGGCAACGCCCAGACCGTGCAGCTCGTGGCCAGCGGCCTGCCCGAAGGCGCCAAGGCGACCATCAGCCCGGCGACCATCTCCTCCGGCGGCACGGCGACGCTGACCATCACCACCTCGGCGACCACGCCCGAGGGCACCAGCCAGGTGACGGTGACCGGTGACGGCACCGACGCCGACCACACCGCGCAGTTCTCGCTCACCGTCGGCACCGGCGGCCCGCCGCCGACCGGCTGCGACGGGCTCGCCGAGTGGGACTCCGCCAAGGCGTACGTGCCCAACGACGTCGTCGGCCACAACGGTCACAAGTGGACGTCGCTGTGGTACTCGACCGGTGCCGAGCCCGGCGCGCCCACCTCGTGGGCCGTCTGGAGCGACAGCGGCGCCTGCTGA
- a CDS encoding helix-turn-helix domain-containing protein: MSESVGERLRELRTERGLTQRELAGPQYSAAYVSSVETGARTPSGDALRFFAQQLGIDPDELLGGRSPRELIELDLELIETAERFLAGDARRATPRMQRIRRHAERLDRPRQAGIALLWLAGYSTGDVRTKYVADAETALSGEPPPVRAMVVPLRAAVLTAWGEVQYSVHLLETCHAELLRDGYPQPSMLLTLRACLAERHLRQGDLERAAEYAESALRLTRGGPAVLAELTRSHVEVCRSHLAADRFADAAASVAAAYDLMQERALHPAMAYCLLARARIRGRAGDVEGALADLGAARETAWPDDVPAITVELAAEYLAAGRLETAAALLDQVRPAVVSGTPLAAELRLQLGSLARARGDARRAAEDLRAAVELATGLGARGVLVRALRPLSELLGETGKQAEAADVLRDGLIALGAEAE; encoded by the coding sequence GTGAGCGAGAGCGTCGGCGAACGCCTGCGTGAGCTGCGCACCGAACGCGGGCTCACGCAGCGCGAGCTGGCCGGGCCGCAGTACTCGGCGGCGTACGTGTCGTCGGTCGAGACCGGCGCGCGGACGCCGTCCGGGGACGCGCTGCGGTTCTTCGCCCAGCAGCTGGGCATCGACCCGGACGAGCTGCTGGGCGGCCGGTCCCCGCGCGAGCTGATCGAGCTGGACCTCGAGCTGATCGAGACGGCGGAACGGTTCCTGGCCGGCGACGCCCGCCGCGCGACCCCGCGGATGCAGCGGATCCGGCGGCACGCCGAGCGGCTGGACCGGCCGCGGCAGGCCGGCATCGCGCTGCTGTGGCTGGCCGGGTACTCGACCGGCGACGTCCGCACCAAGTACGTCGCCGACGCCGAAACGGCGCTCTCGGGCGAGCCGCCGCCGGTGCGGGCGATGGTCGTGCCGCTGCGCGCGGCCGTGCTGACCGCATGGGGCGAGGTGCAGTACTCGGTGCACCTGCTGGAGACCTGCCACGCCGAGCTGCTGCGCGACGGCTACCCGCAGCCGTCGATGCTGCTGACGCTGCGGGCCTGCCTGGCCGAGCGGCACCTGCGCCAGGGCGACCTGGAGCGGGCGGCCGAGTACGCCGAGTCGGCGTTGCGGCTCACCCGCGGCGGCCCGGCGGTGCTCGCCGAGCTGACCCGCAGCCACGTCGAGGTGTGCCGCAGCCACCTGGCGGCGGACCGGTTCGCCGACGCCGCCGCGTCGGTGGCCGCGGCCTACGACCTGATGCAGGAGCGGGCGCTGCACCCGGCGATGGCCTACTGCCTGCTGGCCAGGGCCCGGATCCGCGGCCGCGCGGGTGACGTCGAGGGCGCGCTGGCCGACCTCGGCGCGGCGCGGGAAACGGCGTGGCCGGATGACGTCCCGGCGATCACCGTCGAGCTCGCCGCGGAGTACCTGGCGGCGGGCCGGCTGGAGACGGCGGCGGCGCTGCTCGACCAGGTCCGCCCGGCCGTCGTCTCGGGCACGCCGCTGGCCGCGGAGCTGCGGTTGCAGCTGGGCTCGCTGGCCAGGGCCCGCGGCGACGCCCGGCGCGCGGCCGAGGACCTGCGGGCCGCCGTCGAGCTCGCCACCGGCCTCGGCGCCCGCGGGGTGCTGGTGCGCGCGCTGCGGCCGTTGAGCGAGCTGCTCGGCGAGACCGGGAAGCAGGCGGAGGCGGCGGACGTGCTGCGGGACGGGCTCATCGCGCTGGGCGCGGAAGCGGAATGA
- a CDS encoding M4 family metallopeptidase, with translation MTHRGFSTGLAAAAGLAMTLALPVTPASAAPQAQPAAPEAAAARAADQAAASGLDALRRGAGESFQRVDLTAGGGGLFYGAYQRTYQGLRVVGGDAVVVADGAGRVRGTSAAETSAITVGTQASLDAAKAAATARAQLPTVDSVSTPEKVVLAGASPKLAYEVVVAGRTATAPSNLHVFVDAATGAVLDKRDDVKTFASGARTQAQPATVNVAGTGNSYYVGNVSIDTTQSGSTYTLRDPGRTGISCGREGGSVYSGPDNNWGNGSGTDLETGCVDVLYSVQTEWKMLADWLGRNGINGSGTGYPASVGLADVNAYWNGSSTHFGHSQDNQRQATSMDVVGHEFGHGIFQFTPGGAGSGNENGGLNESTGDIFGALTEAYANNAKDTPDYEVGEGVNLVGQGPIRYMYQPSKVGDPNCYSSSIPSTEVHAAAGPQNHWFYLLAEGSNPGGGKPASPTCNNSSVTGLGIQKAGKIFYNGLLKKTSSWNHKAARKATLEAAIALFPGSCVEYNTTKAAWDAISVTTVSGEPTSCSGGGPDFSVALNPASGSVQPGASATTTISTAITSGAAQSITLSASGLPAGATATFNPATISSGGSSTLTIATSASTPTGTFPITITADGASTDHTATYSLSVGTTGSCAPVTNSTRLNIPDYPASAVSSTSTVSGCARNASGTTKVEVHITHTYRGDLVLDLVAPDGTAYRLKNSSSDSTPNIDTTYTVNASSEAANGAWQLRIRDVGPADTGYLSSWTLTV, from the coding sequence ATGACCCATCGTGGGTTCAGCACGGGCTTGGCGGCCGCCGCCGGGCTCGCCATGACGCTCGCGTTACCGGTGACCCCGGCGAGCGCAGCGCCCCAGGCCCAGCCCGCCGCCCCCGAAGCGGCGGCCGCCCGCGCCGCCGACCAGGCGGCCGCCAGCGGCCTCGACGCCCTGCGCCGCGGCGCGGGCGAATCGTTCCAGCGCGTCGACCTGACCGCCGGTGGCGGTGGCCTCTTCTACGGCGCCTACCAGCGCACCTACCAGGGCCTGCGGGTCGTGGGCGGGGACGCGGTGGTCGTCGCCGACGGCGCCGGCCGCGTCCGCGGCACCAGCGCCGCGGAGACCTCGGCCATCACCGTCGGCACGCAGGCATCCCTCGACGCGGCCAAGGCCGCCGCCACCGCGCGCGCTCAACTGCCCACTGTGGACAGTGTGAGCACGCCGGAGAAGGTGGTGCTGGCCGGGGCGAGCCCGAAGCTGGCCTACGAGGTCGTCGTCGCCGGGCGCACCGCAACGGCACCGAGCAACCTGCACGTGTTCGTCGACGCGGCGACCGGTGCGGTGCTCGACAAGCGGGACGACGTGAAGACGTTCGCCTCGGGCGCCCGCACGCAGGCCCAGCCCGCCACGGTGAACGTGGCCGGCACCGGCAACAGCTACTACGTCGGCAACGTCTCCATCGACACCACGCAGTCCGGCAGCACGTACACGCTGCGTGACCCGGGCCGCACCGGCATCAGCTGCGGCCGCGAGGGCGGTTCCGTCTACAGTGGACCGGACAACAACTGGGGCAACGGCTCCGGCACCGACCTCGAGACCGGCTGCGTCGACGTCCTCTACAGCGTCCAGACCGAGTGGAAGATGCTCGCCGACTGGCTCGGCCGCAACGGCATCAACGGCAGCGGCACCGGCTACCCGGCTTCGGTGGGCCTGGCCGACGTCAACGCGTACTGGAACGGCTCGTCGACGCACTTCGGGCACTCGCAGGACAACCAGCGCCAGGCCACCTCGATGGACGTCGTCGGACACGAGTTCGGGCACGGCATCTTCCAGTTCACCCCGGGTGGCGCCGGTTCCGGCAACGAGAACGGCGGCCTGAACGAGTCGACCGGCGACATCTTCGGCGCGCTGACCGAGGCGTACGCCAACAACGCCAAGGACACCCCGGACTACGAGGTCGGCGAGGGCGTCAACCTGGTCGGCCAGGGCCCGATCCGCTACATGTACCAGCCGTCCAAGGTCGGCGACCCGAACTGCTACTCGTCGTCGATCCCGAGCACCGAGGTGCACGCGGCGGCCGGCCCGCAGAACCACTGGTTCTACCTGCTGGCCGAGGGCTCGAACCCGGGTGGCGGCAAGCCGGCCAGCCCGACCTGCAACAACTCGTCGGTCACCGGTCTCGGCATCCAGAAGGCCGGCAAGATCTTCTACAACGGCCTGCTGAAGAAGACCTCGTCGTGGAACCACAAGGCCGCCCGCAAGGCGACCCTCGAAGCCGCGATCGCGCTCTTCCCGGGCAGCTGCGTCGAGTACAACACCACCAAGGCCGCGTGGGACGCCATCTCCGTCACCACGGTCAGCGGTGAGCCGACCTCGTGCAGCGGCGGCGGGCCGGACTTCTCGGTCGCGCTGAACCCCGCTTCGGGTTCGGTGCAGCCGGGCGCCTCGGCGACCACCACCATCAGCACCGCGATCACCTCCGGCGCGGCGCAGTCGATCACGCTGTCCGCCTCGGGCCTGCCCGCCGGCGCGACCGCGACGTTCAACCCGGCCACCATCTCCTCCGGTGGCAGCTCGACGCTGACCATCGCGACTTCCGCGTCGACCCCGACCGGCACCTTCCCGATCACCATCACCGCCGACGGGGCCAGCACCGACCACACGGCGACCTACTCGCTGTCGGTCGGCACCACCGGGTCCTGCGCTCCGGTGACCAACTCGACGCGGCTGAACATCCCGGACTACCCGGCGAGCGCGGTCAGCAGCACCAGCACCGTCAGCGGCTGTGCGCGCAACGCGTCCGGCACCACGAAGGTCGAGGTGCACATCACCCACACCTACCGCGGTGACCTGGTCCTCGACCTCGTCGCACCGGACGGCACCGCCTACCGGCTGAAGAACTCCAGCAGCGACTCCACGCCGAACATCGACACCACCTACACCGTGAACGCTTCTTCGGAAGCGGCGAACGGCGCGTGGCAGCTCCGCATCCGAGACGTCGGCCCCGCCGACACCGGTTACCTGTCCTCCTGGACGTTGACCGTGTAA
- a CDS encoding M28 family metallopeptidase encodes MKWKTRLGAGVTALAAVLGVVTAPAATAAPATALAAPDISLANIKTHLNQLQTIAGNNGGTRSPRGGGYAASVSYVENLLKNAGYTTSRQTCTSCIGQSQNLIAEWPQGDASQVIMLGAHLDSVSAGPGINDNGSGSASILEVALTLARTNPAMAKRVRFGWWADEESGLVGSKYYVNNLPSSERTKIKTYLNFDMIGSKNWGYFVYDDVASIKAVFDEYFSSIGIQTEGDSEGDGRSDHASFKSAGIPVGGLATGAGDIKSSAQAQKWGGTAGSPFDNCYHRACDTTANIPDTPLEKNSDAIGYALWKLAVATTQGNDFSVTLNPTAGTVQPGQSLQVAVSTATTSGSAQSISLSASGLPAGATASFSPATVQSGGSSTLTITTSSSTPTGTFPVTVTADGANADHTAAFSLGVGSSSCAPVTNSTRLDIPDYPGAAVNSTANVAGCARNASGTTKVEVHITHTYRGDLVLDLVAPDGTAYRLKNSSSDSTPNIDTTYTVNASSEAANGAWQLRIRDVGPADTGYLSSWTLTV; translated from the coding sequence ATGAAGTGGAAGACACGACTCGGCGCCGGGGTCACCGCCCTGGCCGCCGTCCTGGGTGTGGTGACCGCGCCGGCGGCCACCGCCGCCCCCGCCACCGCGCTCGCCGCGCCGGACATCTCGCTGGCCAACATCAAGACCCACCTCAACCAGCTGCAGACCATCGCCGGCAACAACGGCGGCACGCGTTCGCCGCGCGGCGGCGGGTACGCGGCCTCGGTGTCCTATGTGGAAAACCTGCTGAAGAACGCCGGCTACACCACGAGCAGGCAGACCTGCACCAGCTGCATCGGCCAGTCGCAGAACCTGATCGCCGAGTGGCCGCAGGGTGACGCGAGCCAGGTCATCATGCTCGGCGCGCACCTCGACAGCGTGAGCGCCGGCCCCGGCATCAACGACAACGGCTCGGGCAGCGCGTCGATCCTCGAGGTCGCGCTGACGCTGGCCCGGACCAACCCGGCGATGGCCAAGCGCGTCCGGTTCGGCTGGTGGGCCGACGAGGAGTCCGGCCTGGTCGGCTCCAAGTACTACGTCAACAACCTGCCGAGCAGCGAGCGCACGAAGATCAAGACCTACCTCAACTTCGACATGATCGGCTCGAAGAACTGGGGCTACTTCGTCTACGACGACGTCGCTTCGATCAAGGCGGTCTTCGACGAGTACTTCTCCTCCATCGGCATCCAGACCGAGGGCGACAGCGAAGGCGACGGCCGGTCCGACCACGCGTCCTTCAAGAGCGCGGGCATCCCGGTCGGCGGCCTGGCCACCGGTGCCGGTGACATCAAGAGCTCGGCGCAGGCGCAGAAGTGGGGCGGCACCGCGGGTTCGCCGTTCGACAACTGCTACCACCGCGCCTGCGACACGACGGCCAACATCCCCGACACCCCGCTGGAGAAGAACTCCGACGCCATCGGGTACGCGCTCTGGAAGCTCGCCGTCGCCACGACGCAGGGCAACGACTTCTCGGTGACGCTGAACCCGACGGCCGGCACCGTCCAACCGGGACAGTCGCTCCAGGTCGCGGTGAGCACCGCGACGACGTCCGGCTCGGCGCAGTCGATCTCGCTGTCCGCCTCGGGCCTGCCCGCCGGCGCGACGGCGTCCTTCAGCCCGGCCACCGTGCAGTCCGGCGGTTCCTCGACGCTGACCATCACGACGTCGTCGAGCACCCCGACCGGGACCTTCCCGGTCACGGTGACCGCGGACGGCGCGAACGCCGACCACACGGCGGCGTTCTCGCTCGGGGTCGGCAGCTCGTCGTGCGCGCCGGTGACCAACTCGACGCGGCTCGACATCCCGGACTACCCGGGTGCCGCGGTGAACAGCACCGCGAACGTCGCGGGCTGCGCGCGCAACGCGTCCGGTACCACCAAGGTCGAGGTGCACATCACCCACACCTACCGCGGTGACCTCGTCCTCGACCTCGTCGCCCCCGACGGCACGGCGTACCGGCTGAAGAACTCCAGCAGCGACTCCACGCCGAACATCGACACCACCTACACCGTCAACGCCTCCTCCGAGGCCGCCAACGGTGCGTGGCAGCTGCGCATCCGGGACGTCGGCCCCGCCGACACCGGTTACCTGTCCTCCTGGACGCTGACCGTCTGA
- a CDS encoding chitinase: MSGRLFGTLLGALLAVPLLVSAPAQGAVQADTCAVKSRPAGKVLQGYWENWDGAANGVHPGLGWIPITDSRMAQHGYNVINAAFPVIRSDGTVLWEDGMDAGVKVSTPAEMCAAKAAGATILLSIGGAAAGIDLSSSAVADRFVATVVPILKKYNFDGIDIDIETGLTGSGNIKTLSASQSNLTRIIDGVLAQMPSNFGLTMAPETAYVTGGSVAYGSIWGAYLPIIKKYADNGRLWWLNMQYYNGSMYGCSGDSYQAGTVQGFTVQTNCLNTGLVVQGTTIRVPYDKQVPGLPAQPGAGGGYMSPSLVSQAWRSVPGLKGLMDWSINWDGSKGWTFGDNVRSLQGR, translated from the coding sequence ATGTCCGGTCGCTTGTTCGGAACCCTGCTGGGCGCCTTGCTGGCCGTCCCGCTGCTCGTGTCGGCCCCCGCGCAGGGGGCGGTGCAGGCCGACACGTGCGCGGTGAAGTCGCGCCCCGCGGGCAAGGTCCTCCAGGGCTACTGGGAAAACTGGGACGGTGCCGCGAACGGCGTCCACCCGGGATTGGGCTGGATCCCGATCACCGACAGCAGGATGGCCCAGCACGGCTACAACGTCATCAACGCCGCCTTCCCGGTGATCCGCTCCGACGGAACCGTGCTGTGGGAGGACGGGATGGACGCCGGCGTCAAGGTGTCCACGCCGGCCGAGATGTGCGCGGCGAAGGCCGCGGGCGCAACGATCCTGCTGTCCATCGGCGGCGCGGCCGCCGGGATCGACCTGTCCTCTTCGGCGGTGGCCGACCGGTTCGTCGCCACGGTCGTGCCCATCCTGAAGAAGTACAACTTCGACGGGATCGACATCGACATCGAGACCGGCCTGACCGGCAGCGGCAACATCAAGACGCTGTCGGCGTCGCAGAGCAACCTGACCCGCATCATCGACGGAGTGCTCGCGCAGATGCCGTCGAACTTCGGGCTCACGATGGCCCCGGAAACGGCGTACGTGACCGGCGGCAGTGTCGCCTACGGCTCGATCTGGGGCGCGTACCTGCCGATCATCAAGAAGTATGCGGACAACGGCCGCCTGTGGTGGCTGAACATGCAGTACTACAACGGCTCGATGTACGGCTGCTCCGGCGATTCCTACCAGGCCGGGACCGTGCAGGGCTTCACCGTGCAGACGAACTGCCTGAACACCGGGCTGGTGGTGCAGGGAACAACGATCCGGGTGCCGTACGACAAGCAGGTCCCGGGCCTGCCGGCCCAGCCCGGCGCGGGCGGCGGGTACATGTCGCCGAGCCTGGTTTCCCAGGCGTGGCGGTCGGTTCCGGGGCTGAAGGGCTTGATGGACTGGTCGATCAACTGGGACGGCTCGAAGGGCTGGACCTTCGGCGACAACGTCAGGTCGCTGCAGGGCCGGTGA
- a CDS encoding DUF3152 domain-containing protein: MPKTARRAAAVAVLALAVSGCGGERQPVAAPAAGPVLTAIGDATSVPPPPAEREPVVQSAPVITFPRTGSGQWMFVPGTDEVAGQAGRLMRYRIAVETDIDGVGPAGFAKDIRTILGDPRGWTAGGQWRLQQVGPADSADFTVYLATPASRDKLCGGTPDSYTSCRNGSNVVLNVARWANAVPGYGAPLEVYRQYMVTHETGHRLGQGHELCPGPGRPAPVMEQQTLGLHGCVPNPWPFPDPGGREYAGPPGEYNDPIPAGDS; the protein is encoded by the coding sequence ATGCCGAAAACCGCGAGACGAGCCGCGGCGGTGGCCGTGCTCGCCCTGGCGGTGAGCGGCTGCGGCGGGGAAAGACAGCCGGTCGCCGCGCCCGCGGCCGGGCCGGTCCTCACCGCCATCGGGGACGCCACCTCCGTTCCGCCGCCGCCTGCCGAGCGGGAGCCCGTGGTGCAGAGCGCGCCCGTCATCACCTTTCCGCGCACCGGCTCGGGTCAGTGGATGTTCGTCCCCGGCACAGACGAGGTCGCCGGGCAGGCGGGGCGGCTGATGCGCTACCGGATCGCCGTCGAGACCGACATCGACGGCGTCGGCCCCGCCGGCTTCGCCAAGGACATCCGCACCATCCTCGGCGACCCCCGCGGCTGGACCGCGGGCGGCCAGTGGCGCCTGCAGCAGGTCGGCCCGGCCGACAGCGCCGACTTCACCGTTTACTTGGCGACGCCGGCCAGCCGCGACAAGCTGTGCGGCGGCACGCCGGACAGCTACACCTCCTGCCGCAACGGCAGCAACGTCGTGCTCAACGTCGCCCGCTGGGCCAACGCCGTGCCGGGCTACGGCGCCCCGCTCGAGGTCTACCGCCAGTACATGGTCACCCACGAGACCGGCCACCGGCTCGGCCAGGGCCACGAGCTGTGCCCCGGCCCGGGCCGCCCGGCGCCGGTGATGGAGCAGCAGACGCTCGGGTTGCACGGCTGCGTCCCGAACCCGTGGCCATTCCCGGACCCCGGAGGGCGCGAGTACGCGGGCCCCCCGGGCGAGTACAACGACCCGATCCCCGCGGGCGATTCCTGA
- the dapE gene encoding succinyl-diaminopimelate desuccinylase, whose translation MSLDLHADPVDLTAALVDVFSVSGAEAELATAVQEALEKQAPHLEVVRNGDAVLARTNLGRESRVVLAGHLDTVPENGNLPSRREGRGDEEILHGLGTVDMKGGDAVFLHLAATLPSPKHDVTFVFYDNEEVEAVKNGLGRIERELPEWLAGDLAIVGEPSNGVIEAGCQGTMRVELRLSGTRAHTARAWMGENAIHALAEPLRRLAEYTPRIVDIDGLTYREGLQATAISGGVAGNVVPDAAVLTVNHRFAPDRDPAAAERHLREVFAGFELSVVDLSPGALPGLSAPAAAELVAAAGGRAAAKLGWTDVARFAARGMPAVNFGPGNPTLAHTKQENVRTAEIRQVTEVLRKFLG comes from the coding sequence ATGAGCCTCGACCTGCACGCCGATCCGGTGGACCTGACCGCAGCGCTGGTGGACGTCTTCAGCGTGTCCGGCGCCGAAGCGGAACTCGCGACGGCGGTGCAGGAAGCGCTGGAGAAGCAGGCGCCGCACCTCGAGGTCGTCCGCAACGGCGACGCCGTGCTCGCGCGGACGAACCTCGGCCGCGAGTCGCGGGTCGTGCTCGCCGGCCACCTGGACACCGTGCCGGAGAACGGCAACCTGCCCTCGCGGCGCGAAGGCCGCGGCGACGAGGAGATCCTGCACGGCCTCGGCACGGTCGACATGAAGGGCGGCGACGCGGTCTTCCTGCACCTGGCGGCCACGCTGCCGTCGCCGAAGCACGACGTCACCTTCGTCTTCTACGACAACGAAGAGGTCGAAGCGGTCAAGAACGGCCTCGGCCGGATCGAGCGCGAGCTGCCCGAGTGGCTGGCCGGTGACCTGGCGATCGTCGGCGAGCCGTCGAACGGCGTGATCGAGGCTGGCTGCCAGGGCACCATGCGCGTCGAGCTGCGGCTTTCGGGCACCCGGGCGCACACCGCGCGGGCGTGGATGGGGGAGAACGCGATCCACGCGCTGGCCGAGCCGCTGCGGCGGCTGGCGGAGTACACGCCGCGGATCGTCGACATCGACGGCCTGACCTACCGCGAAGGCCTCCAGGCGACGGCGATCAGCGGCGGCGTCGCGGGCAACGTGGTTCCGGACGCGGCGGTGCTGACGGTGAACCACCGCTTCGCCCCGGACCGCGACCCGGCGGCGGCCGAGCGGCACCTGCGCGAGGTGTTCGCCGGGTTCGAACTGTCCGTTGTGGACCTTTCGCCGGGCGCGCTGCCGGGCCTGTCCGCCCCGGCGGCGGCGGAACTGGTGGCCGCGGCGGGCGGCCGCGCGGCGGCCAAGCTGGGCTGGACGGACGTCGCGCGCTTCGCGGCCCGCGGCATGCCGGCGGTCAACTTCGGCCCGGGCAACCCGACGTTGGCGCACACGAAGCAGGAGAACGTCCGGACGGCGGAGATCCGGCAGGTCACCGAGGTGCTGCGCAAGTTCCTGGGCTGA